In Camelus ferus isolate YT-003-E chromosome 10, BCGSAC_Cfer_1.0, whole genome shotgun sequence, the following proteins share a genomic window:
- the ACCSL gene encoding probable inactive 1-aminocyclopropane-1-carboxylate synthase-like protein 2 isoform X5, with the protein MSENMDRGSSQPDEAHMSIQSRSNPSDIPHMSDGQVWDQAFRNHSIHTCLMEMVLSLQQAVADHITQLATRHQQQDLVPEEQGHNQPIWGQEALLGRLMFQMVNHLQFGATGGQKFQPPCPSEDSKGDVRSREQAQVSKQIYKIFYQLTNFEDTSINYVLSNRGVETSALYHGSFQDYNTYQGNKYHEDKNTLGFINLGTSENKLCTDLLTERLSRSDMNYIDDDLLQYSDWRGQPFLREEVAQFLTYYCKAPAPLDPENVVVLNGCSSVFSALATVLCDPGEAFLVPTPTYSDFVFSAHLYAKVDLVPVDLESQVSDANTHPFQLTVDKLEQALLNAKLEGKKVRGLVLINPQNPLGHIYSQDSLMEYLEFAKKHSLHVIIDEIYMLSVFDESITFRSVLSMESLPDPNKTHMIWGTSKDFGISGFRFGTLYTHNKEVALAMSSFGYLHGISGITQYKLHRLLQDREWIDNVYLPTNHSRLQEAHRFITNELKSSKIPFLSHGSGLYVWISLRKYLDPCTFEEELLLHRRFLDKKLILSCGKTFMCKEPGWFRLVFAATPLLLKHAMQRFYTVLVEQEQDWVVKQLEDAINQEVEDLPASDASQSYSREVILTSGLEGCCSDLGL; encoded by the exons gTTCTAGCCAGCCAGATGAGGCCCATATGAGTATCCAGAGCAGGAGTAACCCATCAGACATCCCCCACATGTCTGACGGCCAGGTGTGGGACCAGGCCTTCAGGAACCATAGCATCCACACCTGTCTGATGGAGATGGTGCTGTCCTTGCAGCAGGCCGTGGCGGATCACATCACGCAGCTGGCGACCAGGCACCAGCAGCAGGACCTGGTGCCAGAGGAGCAGGGGCACAATCAGCCCATCTGGGGgcaggaagccctcctgggtCGCTTAATGTTCCAGATGGTCAACCACCTACAATTTGGGGCCACCGGAGGCCAGAAATTCCAACCACCTTGCCCTTCTGAGGACTCTAAGGGTGATGTCAGAAGTAGGGAACAGGCCCAAGTATCCAAGCAGATTTACAAGATATTTTACCAACTGACTAATTTTGAAGATACATCTATCAACTATGTCCTGTCCAACCGTGGGGTTGAAACCTCTGCTTTATACCACGGCAGCTTCCAGGACTACAACACCTACCAAGGAAACAAATACCATGAGGACAAGAACACTTTG GGCTTCATCAACCTTGGTACCAGTGAGAACAAGCTCTGTACTGATCTGCTAACTGAAAGG TTGAGTCGGAGTGACATGAACTACATTGATGATGACCTTCTGCAATATTCTGATTGGAGAGGGCAGCCATT CCTGCGGGAAGAAGTGGCCCAGTTCCTGACCTACTACTGTAAGGCACCGGCCCCCCTTGATCCGGAAAAT GTGGTTGTTCTAAACGGctgctcctctgtcttctccGCACTGGCCACGGTTCTGTGTGATCCAGGTG AGGCCTTTCTGGTCCCCACTCCCACCTATAGTGACTTCGTCTTTAGTGCCCACCTGTATGCGAAGGTTGATCTAGTTCCTGTCGACCTGGAGAGTCAG GTCAGTGATGCAAACACACATCCATTCCAGCTCACCGTGGACAAGTTGGAGCAAGCCCTGCTCAATGCTAAGCTTGAG GGGAAAAAGGTCCGAGGCCTCGTGCTAATCAACCCTCAGAATCCTCTGGGACACATCTACTCCCAAGACTCACTGATGGAATATCTGGAATTTGCCAAGAA GCACAGCCTACACGTGATTATAGATGAGATTTACATGCTGTCTGTGTTTGATGAGTCCATCACATTCCGTAGTGTTCTGAGCATGGAGAG ctTGCCTGACCCCAACAAGACCCATATGATCTGGGGCACCAGTAAG GATTTCGGCATCTCTGGCTTCCGCTTTGGCACTCTGTACACCCATAACAAGGAGGTGGCCTTGGCCATGAGCTCTTTTGGCTACCTTCATGGCATCTCTGGCATCACCCAGTACAAGCTGCATCGGCTGCTCCAGGACAGAG AATGGATTGACAATGTGTACCTGCCCACTAACCACTCCCGGCTGCAGGAGGCTCACAGGTTCATCACTAATGAACTGAAGTCATCGAAGATCCCTTTTCTCAGTCATGGCTCTGGCCTCTATGTCTGGATCAGCTTGAGAAAG TACCTGGACCCATGCACATTTGAGGAAGAGTTGCTCCTCCATCGCCGCTTCCTGGACAAAAAGCTGATATTGTCCTGTGGCAAGACCTTTATGTGTAAGGAGCCTGGCTGGTTCCGCCTCGTCTTTGCAGCTACACCTCTCCTGCTAAAACACG CCATGCAAAGGTTCTATACGGTGCTAGTGGAGCAGGAGCAGGATTGGGTAGTGAAGCAACTGGAGGATGCAATAAACCAGGAAGTGGAGGACCTCCCAGCCAGTGACGCCAGCCAGTCTTACTCTCGGGAAGTCATACTAACCTCGGGTCTGGAAGGCTGTTGTTCTGACCTGGGACTGTGA
- the EXT2 gene encoding exostosin-2 isoform X6, whose amino-acid sequence MPRPRPSSPYSARSPSPMFTLPQKESRKPTTCPGSVSTRGLHSIYGDGLEREAARKPDQKLLYGVGDPTAMFSSDSPHLSSRGSIIKWFWDSAEEGYRTYHMDEYDEDKNPGGIINLGTSENKLCFDLLSRRLSHSDMLRVEPSLLQYPDWRGHLFLREEVASFLSFYCKSPAPLKPENVVVLNGCASLFSALATVLCEVGEAFLIPAPYYGAITQHVYLYGNVRLVCVYLDSEVTGLETHPFQLTVDKLEMALQGAISEGVKVKGLILINPQNPLGDIYSPGELREYLEFAKRHALHVMVDEVYMLSVFEESVGYRSVLSLEGLPDPQKTHVMWATSKDFGMSGLRFGTLYTENQDVATAVASLCRYHGLSGFVQYQMAQLLRDRDWINQVYLPENHARLKAAHTYVSEELRAMGVPFLSHGAGFFIWVDLRKFLPEATFEEERLLWRRFLENKVLLSFGKAFECKEPGWFRLVFSDKAHRLRLGMQRIRQVLEGKSQVAEDPPSCQTQEPRGPHR is encoded by the exons ATGCCCCGACCCCGCCCTTCGTCCCCATACAGCGCGCGGAGCCCGAGCCCG ATGTTCACCCTTCCTCAGAAGGAATCCAGGAAGCCTACCACCTGTCCGGGTTCAGTCTCCACACGGGGCCTGCACAGTATCTATGGGGATGGTCTGGAAAGAGAAGCCGCCAGAAAACCAGACCAGAAGCTGCTCTATGGCGTGGGTGATCCCACCGCCATGTTCTCCTCCGACAGTCCCCACTTGTCCTCTAGAGGAAGCATCATTAAATGGTTCTGGGATTCAGCTGAGGAGGGCTACCGGACCTACCACATGGATGAGTATGATGAGGATAAGAACCCTGGC GGCATCATTAACCTGGGCACCAGTGAGAACAAACTCTGCTTTGACCTGCTGTCCAGGAGG ctgAGTCACAGCGACATGCTGAGGGTGGAGCCGTCCCTGCTGCAGTACCCTGACTGGAGGGGACATCTGTT CCTCCGGGAGGAAGTGGCCAGCTTCCTGTCTTTCTACTGCAAGAGCCCTGCACCCCTTAAACCAGAGAAT GTGGTTGTTCTGAATGGCTgtgcctctctcttctctgctctggCCACAGTGCTGTGTGAGGTGGGGG agGCTTTCCTGATCCCTGCCCCTTACTACGGAGCCATCACGCAGCACGTGTATCTCTATGGCAACGTCCGACTGGTCTGTGTCTATCTGGATAGTGAG GTCACTGGGTTGGAGACACACCCATTCCAGCTCACAGTGGATAAGCTGGAGATGGCCCTGCAAGGAGCTATTTCTGAG GGTGTGAAGGTCAAAGGCCTCATCCTCATCAATCCTCAGAATCCTCTGGGTGACATCTACTCCCCAGGAGAGCTGCGGGAGTACCTGGAATTTGCCAAGAG GCATGCGCTGCACGTGATGGTGGATGAGGTCTACATGCTGTCCGTGTTTGAGGAGTCAGTTGGGTACCGCAGTGTCCTGAGCCTGGAAGG GCTGCCCGACCCCCAGAAGACCCATGTGATGTGGGCAACCAGCAAG GACTTTGGGATGTCTGGGCTCCGCTTCGGCACGCTGTACACAGAAAACCAGGACGTGGCCACTGCGGTGGCCTCCCTCTGCCGCTATCACGGCCTCAGTGGCTTTGTTCAGTACCAGATGGCACAGCTGCTCCGGGACCGTG ACTGGATCAACCAAGTGTACCTGCCAGAAAACCACGCCCGGCTCAAGGCCGCCCACACCTATGTCTCTGAAGAGCTCCGGGCCATGGGGGTCCCCTTCCTGAGCCATGGGGCCGGCTTCTTCATCTGGGTCGACTTGAGGAAG TTCCTGCCGGAGGCCACCTTTGAGGAGGAGAGGCTGCTCTGGCGCCGCTTTTTGGAGAACAAGGTGCTGCTGTCCTTTGGCAAAGCCTTCGAGTGCAAAGAGCCTGGCTGGTTCCGCTTGGTCTTCTCCGATAAGGCCCACCGGCTTCGCCTGG GGATGCAGAGGATCCGGCAGGTGCTTGAGGGCAAATCCCAGGTGGCAGAGGACCCCCCTTCCTGCCAGacccaggagcccaggggcccGCACAG atga
- the EXT2 gene encoding exostosin-2 isoform X5 — protein sequence MPRPRPSSPYSARSPSPMFTLPQKESRKPTTCPGSVSTRGLHSIYGDGLEREAARKPDQKLLYGVGDPTAMFSSDSPHLSSRGSIIKWFWDSAEEGYRTYHMDEYDEDKNPGGIINLGTSENKLCFDLLSRRLSHSDMLRVEPSLLQYPDWRGHLFLREEVASFLSFYCKSPAPLKPENVVVLNGCASLFSALATVLCEVGEAFLIPAPYYGAITQHVYLYGNVRLVCVYLDSEVTGLETHPFQLTVDKLEMALQGAISEGVKVKGLILINPQNPLGDIYSPGELREYLEFAKRHALHVMVDEVYMLSVFEESVGYRSVLSLEGLPDPQKTHVMWATSKDFGMSGLRFGTLYTENQDVATAVASLCRYHGLSGFVQYQMAQLLRDRDWINQVYLPENHARLKAAHTYVSEELRAMGVPFLSHGAGFFIWVDLRKFLPEATFEEERLLWRRFLENKVLLSFGKAFECKEPGWFRLVFSDKAHRLRLGMQRIRQVLEGKSQVAEDPPSCQTQEPRGPHRRVRRRLCVSLCVRQSSTTSGVLPSSRE from the exons ATGCCCCGACCCCGCCCTTCGTCCCCATACAGCGCGCGGAGCCCGAGCCCG ATGTTCACCCTTCCTCAGAAGGAATCCAGGAAGCCTACCACCTGTCCGGGTTCAGTCTCCACACGGGGCCTGCACAGTATCTATGGGGATGGTCTGGAAAGAGAAGCCGCCAGAAAACCAGACCAGAAGCTGCTCTATGGCGTGGGTGATCCCACCGCCATGTTCTCCTCCGACAGTCCCCACTTGTCCTCTAGAGGAAGCATCATTAAATGGTTCTGGGATTCAGCTGAGGAGGGCTACCGGACCTACCACATGGATGAGTATGATGAGGATAAGAACCCTGGC GGCATCATTAACCTGGGCACCAGTGAGAACAAACTCTGCTTTGACCTGCTGTCCAGGAGG ctgAGTCACAGCGACATGCTGAGGGTGGAGCCGTCCCTGCTGCAGTACCCTGACTGGAGGGGACATCTGTT CCTCCGGGAGGAAGTGGCCAGCTTCCTGTCTTTCTACTGCAAGAGCCCTGCACCCCTTAAACCAGAGAAT GTGGTTGTTCTGAATGGCTgtgcctctctcttctctgctctggCCACAGTGCTGTGTGAGGTGGGGG agGCTTTCCTGATCCCTGCCCCTTACTACGGAGCCATCACGCAGCACGTGTATCTCTATGGCAACGTCCGACTGGTCTGTGTCTATCTGGATAGTGAG GTCACTGGGTTGGAGACACACCCATTCCAGCTCACAGTGGATAAGCTGGAGATGGCCCTGCAAGGAGCTATTTCTGAG GGTGTGAAGGTCAAAGGCCTCATCCTCATCAATCCTCAGAATCCTCTGGGTGACATCTACTCCCCAGGAGAGCTGCGGGAGTACCTGGAATTTGCCAAGAG GCATGCGCTGCACGTGATGGTGGATGAGGTCTACATGCTGTCCGTGTTTGAGGAGTCAGTTGGGTACCGCAGTGTCCTGAGCCTGGAAGG GCTGCCCGACCCCCAGAAGACCCATGTGATGTGGGCAACCAGCAAG GACTTTGGGATGTCTGGGCTCCGCTTCGGCACGCTGTACACAGAAAACCAGGACGTGGCCACTGCGGTGGCCTCCCTCTGCCGCTATCACGGCCTCAGTGGCTTTGTTCAGTACCAGATGGCACAGCTGCTCCGGGACCGTG ACTGGATCAACCAAGTGTACCTGCCAGAAAACCACGCCCGGCTCAAGGCCGCCCACACCTATGTCTCTGAAGAGCTCCGGGCCATGGGGGTCCCCTTCCTGAGCCATGGGGCCGGCTTCTTCATCTGGGTCGACTTGAGGAAG TTCCTGCCGGAGGCCACCTTTGAGGAGGAGAGGCTGCTCTGGCGCCGCTTTTTGGAGAACAAGGTGCTGCTGTCCTTTGGCAAAGCCTTCGAGTGCAAAGAGCCTGGCTGGTTCCGCTTGGTCTTCTCCGATAAGGCCCACCGGCTTCGCCTGG GGATGCAGAGGATCCGGCAGGTGCTTGAGGGCAAATCCCAGGTGGCAGAGGACCCCCCTTCCTGCCAGacccaggagcccaggggcccGCACAG
- the ACCSL gene encoding probable inactive 1-aminocyclopropane-1-carboxylate synthase-like protein 2 isoform X6: MSIQSRSNPSDIPHMSDGQVWDQAFRNHSIHTCLMEMVLSLQQAVADHITQLATRHQQQDLVPEEQGHNQPIWGQEALLGRLMFQMVNHLQFGATGGQKFQPPCPSEDSKGDVRSREQAQVSKQIYKIFYQLTNFEDTSINYVLSNRGVETSALYHGSFQDYNTYQGNKYHEDKNTLGFINLGTSENKLCTDLLTERLSRSDMNYIDDDLLQYSDWRGQPFLREEVAQFLTYYCKAPAPLDPENVVVLNGCSSVFSALATVLCDPGEAFLVPTPTYSDFVFSAHLYAKVDLVPVDLESQVSDANTHPFQLTVDKLEQALLNAKLEGKKVRGLVLINPQNPLGHIYSQDSLMEYLEFAKKHSLHVIIDEIYMLSVFDESITFRSVLSMESLPDPNKTHMIWGTSKDFGISGFRFGTLYTHNKEVALAMSSFGYLHGISGITQYKLHRLLQDREWIDNVYLPTNHSRLQEAHRFITNELKSSKIPFLSHGSGLYVWISLRKYLDPCTFEEELLLHRRFLDKKLILSCGKTFMCKEPGWFRLVFAATPLLLKHAMQRFYTVLVEQEQDWVVKQLEDAINQEVEDLPASDASQSYSREVILTSGLEGCCSDLGL; encoded by the exons ATGAGTATCCAGAGCAGGAGTAACCCATCAGACATCCCCCACATGTCTGACGGCCAGGTGTGGGACCAGGCCTTCAGGAACCATAGCATCCACACCTGTCTGATGGAGATGGTGCTGTCCTTGCAGCAGGCCGTGGCGGATCACATCACGCAGCTGGCGACCAGGCACCAGCAGCAGGACCTGGTGCCAGAGGAGCAGGGGCACAATCAGCCCATCTGGGGgcaggaagccctcctgggtCGCTTAATGTTCCAGATGGTCAACCACCTACAATTTGGGGCCACCGGAGGCCAGAAATTCCAACCACCTTGCCCTTCTGAGGACTCTAAGGGTGATGTCAGAAGTAGGGAACAGGCCCAAGTATCCAAGCAGATTTACAAGATATTTTACCAACTGACTAATTTTGAAGATACATCTATCAACTATGTCCTGTCCAACCGTGGGGTTGAAACCTCTGCTTTATACCACGGCAGCTTCCAGGACTACAACACCTACCAAGGAAACAAATACCATGAGGACAAGAACACTTTG GGCTTCATCAACCTTGGTACCAGTGAGAACAAGCTCTGTACTGATCTGCTAACTGAAAGG TTGAGTCGGAGTGACATGAACTACATTGATGATGACCTTCTGCAATATTCTGATTGGAGAGGGCAGCCATT CCTGCGGGAAGAAGTGGCCCAGTTCCTGACCTACTACTGTAAGGCACCGGCCCCCCTTGATCCGGAAAAT GTGGTTGTTCTAAACGGctgctcctctgtcttctccGCACTGGCCACGGTTCTGTGTGATCCAGGTG AGGCCTTTCTGGTCCCCACTCCCACCTATAGTGACTTCGTCTTTAGTGCCCACCTGTATGCGAAGGTTGATCTAGTTCCTGTCGACCTGGAGAGTCAG GTCAGTGATGCAAACACACATCCATTCCAGCTCACCGTGGACAAGTTGGAGCAAGCCCTGCTCAATGCTAAGCTTGAG GGGAAAAAGGTCCGAGGCCTCGTGCTAATCAACCCTCAGAATCCTCTGGGACACATCTACTCCCAAGACTCACTGATGGAATATCTGGAATTTGCCAAGAA GCACAGCCTACACGTGATTATAGATGAGATTTACATGCTGTCTGTGTTTGATGAGTCCATCACATTCCGTAGTGTTCTGAGCATGGAGAG ctTGCCTGACCCCAACAAGACCCATATGATCTGGGGCACCAGTAAG GATTTCGGCATCTCTGGCTTCCGCTTTGGCACTCTGTACACCCATAACAAGGAGGTGGCCTTGGCCATGAGCTCTTTTGGCTACCTTCATGGCATCTCTGGCATCACCCAGTACAAGCTGCATCGGCTGCTCCAGGACAGAG AATGGATTGACAATGTGTACCTGCCCACTAACCACTCCCGGCTGCAGGAGGCTCACAGGTTCATCACTAATGAACTGAAGTCATCGAAGATCCCTTTTCTCAGTCATGGCTCTGGCCTCTATGTCTGGATCAGCTTGAGAAAG TACCTGGACCCATGCACATTTGAGGAAGAGTTGCTCCTCCATCGCCGCTTCCTGGACAAAAAGCTGATATTGTCCTGTGGCAAGACCTTTATGTGTAAGGAGCCTGGCTGGTTCCGCCTCGTCTTTGCAGCTACACCTCTCCTGCTAAAACACG CCATGCAAAGGTTCTATACGGTGCTAGTGGAGCAGGAGCAGGATTGGGTAGTGAAGCAACTGGAGGATGCAATAAACCAGGAAGTGGAGGACCTCCCAGCCAGTGACGCCAGCCAGTCTTACTCTCGGGAAGTCATACTAACCTCGGGTCTGGAAGGCTGTTGTTCTGACCTGGGACTGTGA